Proteins encoded in a region of the Neodiprion lecontei isolate iyNeoLeco1 chromosome 5, iyNeoLeco1.1, whole genome shotgun sequence genome:
- the LOC107217092 gene encoding glucose dehydrogenase [FAD, quinone]-like, with translation MDIVPDRNTPVSQVIVRWAYTGIGLALSTGATAWFIAYFEVLILLMRPDIVDKDNRARIVPTVELLDQYDFIIIGAGSAGDVLGNRLTENAKWSVLLLEAGHDERLVSDVPALTLSLANTDMDWQFKTEPSSAYCKGMVNNQCLWSRGKALGGSSSLNYMLYVRGNRRDYENWRDAGNPGWGYDDVLPYFKKAENIRIPDLRESPYHGTSGPLTVENPRYKHPILRYFLHATSEMGYREVDVNGKTQTGFTRVQTTTRNGLRCSTSKAYLRSTADRRNLHISTNSLVHKILIDETTKTAYGVEFVRKNMRHIVRAKKEVILSAGAIQSPQLLMLSGIGPKDHLEEVGVKVIHDSPGVGQNLQDHVIIGGLTFLIDPPYDVSTSTQAQVTEFLEEAEGPLYDIGVCEVVGFISTRYANKSIDSPDLQISLSSAPQNMKSEVVKNTYNLRDDFYASLFSNIIDKKAYGVVPALIHPKSRGYIKLRGNSITEQPIIVPNYFDHPDDLDVLVEGAFFAYNFSQTLSMEKLNSRPNSNTIPECAHLNFPSRDYWRCYTRFFSLTSYHPTSTCKMGPAGDKMAVVDSRLRVHGVNGLRVVDASIMPTIVSGNTNAPTIMIAEKAADLVKEDWNYFVSSGECKISNVVRISENSSPKLQNHPDAIFENTDNLNNELPINRVSKNCKCASKHASRI, from the exons ATGGATATTGTACCCGACAGAAATACGCCTGTATCTCAAGTGATAGTTCGATGGGCTTATACCGGGATCGGCTTAGCTTTATCCACCGGGGCAACAGCCTGGTTCATTGCATATTTCGAAGTTCTGATATTGCTTATGCGACCTGACATTGTCGACAAGGATAACAGAGCACGCATCGTTCCAACGGTGGAGCTGCTGGACCAATACGACTTTATAATAATTGGCGCAGGATCCGCAGGAGATGTACTTGGGAACAGATTAACGGAAAATGCAAAGTGGAGCGTCTTGCTACTGGAGGCTGGACATGACGAAAGACTTGTCTCTGATGTACCTGCATTGACCTTGAGTCTTGCAAATACTGATATGGACTGGCAATTCAAAACTGAACCTTCGTCGGCCTATTGTAAGGGTATGGTCAACAATCAATGCCTGTGGAGCAGAGGTAAGGCACTTGGAGGGTCCAGCAGCCTTAATTACATGCTATACGTACGTGGAAATCGAAGAGATTACGAAAACTGGAGGGATGCGGGAAATCCTGGATGGGGATACGATGACGTTTTACCGTATTTCAAAAAGGCTGAAAACATCAGGATTCCCGATCTCCGTGAATCACCGTATCACGGAACCTCCGGCCCTCTGACAGTTGAAAATCCAAGGTATAAGCACCCGATACTAAGATACTTTCTGCATGCTACATCCGAAATGGGCTATCGTGAGGTGGATGTGAACGGCAAAACGCAAACTGGATTTACCCGTGTGCAAACTACTACTAGAAACGGCCTTCGATGCAGCACGTCGAAAGCCTATCTGCGATCCACAGCTGATAGGAGAAACCTGCACATCAGTACGAATTCTCTGGTCCATAAGATTCTCATCGATGAAACGACAAAAACAGCTTACGGAGTTGAATTTGTCCGAAAAAACATGAGGCACATTGTTCGTGCAAAAAAAGAGGTAATACTCTCAGCGGGCGCGATTCAATCGCCTCAATTGCTAATGCTCTCAGGAATAGGACCCAAAGATCACCTGGAAGAGGTTGGAGTTAAGGTTATTCACGACAGCCCAGGAGTCGGGCAAAATCTTCAGGATCATGTCATAATTGGTGGGCTTACTTTTTTGATCGATCCACCGTATGACGTATCCACATCAACTCAAGCACAAGTAACGGAATTTCTGGAGGAAGCTGAAGGCCCGCTATATGACATAGGCGTCTGCGAAGTAGTGGGTTTTATCAGTACCAG gTATGCTAACAAATCTATCGATTCACCGGACCTACAAATATCGCTATCTTCAGCCCctcaaaatatgaaaagtgAAGTCGTTAAGAATACCTATAATCTCAGAGACGACTTTTACGCATCCTTATTTTCGAATATAATTGATAAGAAAGCCTACGGGGTGGTACCAGCACTGATACACCCGAAGAGTAGAGGTTACATTAAGCTCAGAGGCAATAGTATCACAGAGCAGCCAATCATAGTTCCAAATTATTTCGACCACCCGGATGATCTGGATGTTTTG GTAGAAGGAGCCTTCTTTGCCTACAACTTCAGCCAAACCTTAAGTATGGAGAAATTGAATTCACGTCCCAACTCTAACACGATCCCGGAATGCGCTCACTTAAATTTTCCGTCCCGTGATTATTGGCGTTGCTACACACGGTTTTTCTCGTTGACCTCTTATCATCCCACTTCCACTTGTAAAATGGGCCCAGCTGGTGACAAAATGGCTGTAGTAGACTCACGCCTGAGGGTCCACGGTGTGAATGGTCTTCGGGTTGTGGACGCCTCAATTATGCCAACCATAGTATCTGGGAATACTAACGCACCAACTATTATGATCGCTGAAAAGGCCGCGGATCTTGTTAAGGAAGATTGGAATTATTTCGTGTCTTCCGGAGAGTGCAAGATT